The Equus asinus isolate D_3611 breed Donkey chromosome 1, EquAss-T2T_v2, whole genome shotgun sequence genome segment CTCAGAAACATTGTCTAACCAAACAGGTCCCATTTCTCACTTGTCCAGGAGACAGATGGCCTGGTCTTATGGGGAAACTCAGTGTCTCTTTTTGTTCCTTATTTTGGCAGAGGAACATTATGATTCCTTAACCTGTTTCCAAATGATTATTAGATCCAGAAGTTACCCTGCAATGATAGTTTTCAAAtcccttaaaatatatttttaagcacATATTAAGGGTCTTATGTGAGTAAactcatttaattatttcaacTATCTTGTGAGGTAGGGTTTAGTATTcaccccattttgtagatggaagaactgaggaacagagaagcACAGATTGGTCACAAAGCTAGTACGTAGCAAAGCTGGGATTTGCACCCAGGAAGTCAGGCTCAGATTTCAAGTTTTCTTGTTTGCTTCTTAAACTGTGCCTCTCGTTAGGGTCAAGCTGAGTGTTAAAGTAACAGTTGGAGATGGTAAGTAATTTCTGAGTAAGCATGAAAATTGGATAACTGTGCTTCCTGAGAACTCCATCTTTGACAGACCAGGGTTCTCACTCAGAGACTGATCAATGGAAACTTTTACTTTGGCTCACTGCTAAATATCCTGAATATGGCCCCCTTTCCTTTCGCAAGGGTCACACTCTCTCTCACATTGGGATATTTGGAATGGCAGAACTGCCATTTGAGTTTTAaaacctgtattttcttcttcagtcCAGGAGTGAAGTTACTGTAAAGGATTcctccatttcctttttaaacaattttaaaaatcagcatataGAATCATTAatagaaatgaaagtaaaatgtatgctTTTTAGTTTAAACTCAGAAATAACCATAAGAAAAAGGTAGATGTGAAAGAGTTTACAATCCCATGATTTTGTTGGGTCTCTAATCCCAATGATTTGGAGTTTGCCTTCAATTTTGTGGTCTCCTTAATACTATTAATAACAGCTCACATTTATTTAACTCCTAATATATACCAGTTTAATGGTATTTGTTCTTCACATCAGACCGTAGACATCTGTTGTCACCATGTACAGAGGAATTAGTGAAGCACAGAGTAAATTACTCAAGCTCACGTGTTCACCTTGCAGAATCGGGATTAGAATGATGGTCTGACCAACATGTGAACCATGCTCCCATCATCTCATTCAGGGACCTTTTGTTTTTCAGGCCCTGCAAATTTTCATGTcgtggaagaggagaaaaatatatcCATGAAACTTTTCTCCTTATTCTGGGCACTGAAGATCTTTCTTTAATGTGTAGCTAGAGTGGATGGACACTTAAAGAAATCTTCACGTGGGTATCTCTCTGTGTATTGTATCTGTAAATCCTTAAAAATTTATGCAGTGTCTATGCCCCTGGAAGTCTCAGGGATTAAGATCTCTCTGAGATCCCAGTCAGCTCGATTCAGTGAGACTGATTAACACAACATTTGGTGTGTCCACGAAGGGCCATAATGCATTGTCATTAAATTTGCATTGTCCAGAAAATTGGGCAGTTTCTCATTTCATCAATCTCCTaattgggacttcaacatatgtcCTTTAAGTTGTGCTCTATTGcatgaaattaaaatacatcAATTAATAAGTCAAAGTATATCTATCAGCTCAGATAAAATCAATTCAATAGTATTTGAGTGACATTATAAGATATTTTTGGGTGCTCCAGTGAAGTGTCCAACCAAAACTTAGAGAGTTACTTTAAGAGGGCGACCTCCTTTTAATAGGCACACCAAATTCATGTAGGCATAGACACACAAATTCACATGAAAGGAAGCAATTGTAGCTCAAATTTGCAATTTCATGGCACTCTGATCAACTGTGTCTACTAGTGGCCATATTGCAAGCATAGGAGTGTAAATAAAGGGAATTCACAGAGGTAAAGTTTGACAGGAGTCCTCCAGCGGTATCTAGGGAAAGAGCAGAATTTCATGAGCTGACTTGGGATACAACGTTCCCGCTAGAAAGTAGGCTGATTCTAAGAGTCTTTTTCTAACAACCTGATGGAAAGATACCTGGACTTGATGACGACTAAATTCCCTGTCACTTCTGATTCTGCCTGTACAGGTACcgattttattgttgttttcatttcttttggtttttaacatgaaatgcccagaagctacattacagataagaaaactagaAGGGCTTTGAAATGTGCTCCTATCTATGACTAAAGTCACTTCCTTAGACCTTTGCTCTGCTTGTGCTCCCATTCACATTTTGGTGGATGTTTCCATAATTTTCAACTGGATTTaagatttgtttttacttttagtcAATAGAAGATCTTGATCTTTTTCTCTATCTgtacaattcagaaaaaaattctatgaaGTAAAATGAAATTGAGGTTTTCAATATCTCCTTTCCTGTCCAATAATAGCTGTTTATCATAATAGAGTGACTTATTTCTCCCATTTGAAGCTCTAAGAAAATCAGCTCACATTTGAGATTCCTGTTAAAATTTGATGAGGGTTACTCTCAAGATGAGCAAAAATGATGGGCAACTATGGTTGTATATTACATTGTGGatgtttccaaaatgaaaataccttgtttttctcatgataatgcataaagtgtattaaaaaacaaacagcaaatatGCAAACAATTTATAGAAGAGGTATGCCCCTGCATAATCCTACTCTCTAGAGAGAAAGTGCAGTATCCTTTTTAACTTAAAGAATTTACCCTTATATGTGTAAATAGATACAGAAGACAtgtgcttatattttaaaatatgaatcagaTCATATTATATACACATGGTTTGACTTTACGTGGAaaacttttcctttcactgtatAAAGAcctatattatctttttaaatggcagcattgttttctgtgctttttacAAAGTTGCAGAATATTTTAACCCATTCTccaatttataaacttttatgtCTATTCCAAATTTTAACCATAAACAGGATTATAATGAATAATTGACAATCTCTTGGTCACTGTGGTTTGAGGACATTTGATTTTTTCTGTTCCCAGAACTCACCAAGTCCTTCTTGCCCGGGGACTGGCCTTTACTGTTCCCTGTACAAAGAGCGGTCTGTGTGGCTGCAGTCAGGGTGGACTCCCCTCCATTGTTTAGATTGCACCCATGTGTCTCCTCTTTGGAGAGACATTTCCTGACAATCCCATCTACAGGAGCCCCTTCAAACTGGGTCACTGTCTATCATTTaccctgtttatttccttcacagGACTTTTCACTCTCAACAAATATCTTCTTGGTTTATTTACTCCTGGTGTTTTAGGAGTGGTAAGTAACCATGACCTCTCCTTGCTGCAagtctgaaaaaataaattgagaaatagacacaggaatcaggtagaaattaaaaatacattttattagtgAGGTTCACTGGAAAACATCGTTTATATCTTTAACAAAATTTCTCTCCAAATTACAATCACAATTAGCACCCCCGTCCCCGCCCAATGGGGCCAGAACATGCCCCTGCAGGCTGTAACCTGAAGGATAGAAATGTATCTGACCAAACAGGAGAACAGAGGAGGAGCATCCTCACTGCCTTTTTCCTGTTTCACAAATTGTGTCAACTAGAGGACAGAGAGGGCAGGTGTGCTCCAAAGCGCTTCATCCAGGGTAGAGAGGCTCCTCCCCTCTGTGGGAATGTGAGGAAGAGGACATAGTTGGACCACCTACTTGCTCAGAATATGTCTCCCCTTCAGAATATCTCCCTTATCCACTGCTGTGCCTCCAGAGCCTAGAACAGAGACGGGAACAGCTGATGCACTCAAGGAGTATGTGTGAGGAatagtggaaatataaatttaaactgTATGAAATTATTCACATATCAAATTAGCAAAGGTTAAAACTGATAATTTGTAGTATTGGTGCCCAAGTGGGAAACAGGCGTGATTCTCACACACTGTCAGCGGGAGGCATTGGTACAAATTTTCTGCAAAGATGCTGGCAATAGGTATCATAGCTTTTAGCATCTGCAATTTCACTTTTAGAATATATCCTAATGAAATAATCAGGGGGGTAGACAAAACTTCAAtttgaaagaatatatattctcaaTGCTACTAAaggtaatagaaataaaaaacacagattTCCAACACAAGGAAATTAAATgttattataatacaatattgtgcTAATTTTAAATGCTATCAGTAAAATATtacttaaatacataaaaatgttctgaatattaaatgaaaatggtAGTTAAAAAACAGTCTGTATGGGGCTGGCCTCGTAGAGTAGGGGTCAAGTTTGGGTGCTCGACTTTGGCGAACCAGGGTACGtgagttcggatcctaggcatggacctacacagcactcatcaagtcatgctgtgttggggtctcacatacaaaatagaggaagatgggcatagatgttagctcagcaacaatcttcctcagcaaaaagagaaagattggcaacatatgttagcacagggtcaatcttcctcatcaaacaaatttaaaaagtctgTATAATATAAtcccaattttaaaatatgaattgagTATCTAAGTGTTTACTAAAAGAAATCATtgaaagtactttttaaatattatgttggATTTGAAACATTacagtagtttaaaaataaagatagttCAGCTTGTTTCTGGAATAAATGTGAAGAAACATAAAGGGACGCATGAGGTCACCTGGTCTCTCAACGTGATGTTGCCATCCAGCCCTTCAGGgccctttctccctctgctcctggaCACACCCAGGCACCTCCCAGGAGGAGCACTCTAGAAACAAGTAACCAACTGATGCTGCAGCTGGTCCCACTCCCTGTGAGCTGCTCAGAATCCATCAGAACAGCAGGAGGCGGTCAGCATGGGAACAGTGGTGAGGACGGTCTTCAGGGGATTGGATGACAATGGGAGTTGCCAAAGCTGGGAGGAAATCGTGAGGACGAATGATTCTGTCACACCAGGAAATAAGCTAAGCTCTGGGATTTGTCTCTATATTAAGttataaaagggaaaagagagaacacCCAAACAAAATACAACTACTGTACAGTTGTCATCTTTATAGATACGCACAgttaatgtaaatatattttctccttttgaattTCATACTTGAAGAGGCTGCCAAAACATCATCATGTATAACTGAATTTAGGATATTTGGATATGTTTATTATGTAGCCAAAATATTCTTTCACTTATACATAAATTTCAGTATCAAGTGctgataaagaataaataaaactctcACAATAAAACTACAAACACTGGAGATGGAACAGAGGTCCCAGAAGATTCTAATGTATCAGATTATGTtgtcttataatttattttatctataattataaatatgtcataatattccattgattcAAGGGGCTTATTTTTCTGACTTATATGAGCACCCTGAGTCACTTTTACAacatatctaaaaataaattatagaaaaacTTGCCAAAGTAATACATTTCTAAATGCTAACTCTGTaagtttcagtaaatattttgcattttgattGCCCTACAGCTCCAATCTTCCTGTTGTGGACATGGGCTTGTCTGTCTCTGCCACAGGAGCATGGCAGGCAACCAGACGTGGATCACAGAAGTCACCCTGCTGGGATTCCAGGTGGACCCAGCACTGGAGTTGGTCCTCTTtggacttttctctctcttctatacCCTCACCCTTCTGGGGAATGGGGTCATTCTGGGGCTTATCTGCTTAGACCCTAGACTTCACACCcctatgtacttcttcctctcccactTGGCCATCATTGACATGTCCTATGCTTCCAACAATGTCCCCAAGATGCTGGCAAATCTTGTGAGCCGGAAAAGAGCTATCTTCTTTGTTCCTTGCATTATGCAGACATTTCTCTATCTGGCTTTCGCTCACACAGAGTGCCTGATGTTGGTGGTGATGTCCTATGATCGTTTTACAGCGATCTGCCACCCCTTACGTTACACTGTCATCATGAGCTGGAAAGTGTGCTTGGTCCTGGTCATCGCTTCATGGGCATTTAGCTTCATCTTGGCTCTGGTCCATTTAGTTCTCATCCTGAGGCTGCCCTTCTGTGCGCTTCATGAAAtcaaccacttcttctgtgaaatCCTGTCTGTCCTCAAGTTGGCCTGTGCTGACACTAGGCTCAACCAAGTTGTCATCTTTGCATCCTGTGTTTTTATCTTAGTCGGGCCCCTATGCTTGGTGGTGGTCTCCTACACACGCATCCTCTTTGCCGTCCTCAAGATCCAGTCTGGGGAGGGCCGCAGAAAGGCCTTCTCTACATGCTCCTCCCACCTCTGTGTGGTCGGGCTCTTCTTTGGCAGCGCCATTGTCATGTACATGGCCCCCAAATCCCACCATCCTGAGGAGCAGCAGAAGATCCTTTCCCTGTTTTACAGTCTTTTCAACCCTATGCTGAACCCACTGATCTACAGCCTCAGGAACACAGAGGTCAAGGGTGCCCTGAGGAGAGCACTGTGCAAGGAAAGGCCAGTGTGAGAGACAGCAGAGATCATCACGGGGGTGGGGGCTTGGCTCCCTGTGAATATGGTGGGTGGCATGTTCTGCCTTATGCTATAACAGATACCACTTTCAAAAAGATTATAGATCTAAACATATAACCAGaaaccataaatattttaaaaaataaaatagatgaatatcttcatgaccttgggtagGCAAAGATTCTCAGAGATGACCCAAAAATCATAAAACATACAAtttgaaaaattgataaatattggGCCTTTTTAAAACGACTCATTTTGTTCATTGAAGTCGCTGTTAAGAAACAAGAAATGTAAGGCACAGAccaagtattttgtattttttaaaatataatggtcAGTCAGGTGTGGCCACaagaggagacaaaggagaggCTCAGGACAAAACACTTGATTATACTCCCAGGTCCTGGAGACGGGACCTGGGGCACAGCATGCAAGGCCACATGGGCATGGCACCAGAGTGGTCTGGAGCAGGAGACAGGAGTGAGGAGAGGTTTACACCACCACCTTTAAAGGCATTTCTGCAGGAAACACCCAATAGAGACCAGAGATAAGAACAAGTTGGAGTTCTTATAACAGCTAAATCTTTACCACATAAAGAAAGATAATCGTGCAGCCTGACAGAGCAGGCGAATCCTAAAGCAGCGAATTCCTCTGATATTTGGAGCCCAAGTCATCCTATTTTCAATAATCCCATTTGAAATCTCTCTGGCCTTCCTTCTCCCTTGAAGTATAAAGTGCTGTATAATAGTATAtcttactgttttcttcttttttcttggtccTCCTCAATCAGTTTGATAATCAACATGTGCACGTCTAAACTTCATACAACTGCACATGCATTTCCCCTCGATTTTACCCATTTCTTGGTATTTAAATGTTCCactgcctaattgctctgcaGTTTGGTTTGAAATATCTTTCTGTCACCGTCTCACAAGAAGATGTGAGCATTCATGGGCTTCCATCTGTCTTACTGAAAAtgagtattaaaaaagaaatgtaatggaatatttttaaaaagaaagaacagtttGCCATTGTAAACTTCAAGGTCGTGGAATGATGAATCCCTGATCtcgaaaagcaaaataaaatgaaatagatattttttaaaataataacataaaatatgattttttttctcatcagtGGGATTTTCAAACCCTGACAAACTAGATAATATCTTAAAATCTcacatcaaatttttaaaatatactgctCCCAAATGTGagaataaagtaagaaaaagtgCTTTTCGGTACAAAATTGTAATTATTATAAAAGGTTAAAACACTAAGAGGGCTTTTCAGTGCAGCTGCTGAGAGAGAAAGCGGCCTGAGGCCCCACCATGCAGACAGGGAGGCGGTGGACACTGCAGGCCCTACTGACAGCCTCTGCAAGGTGCAGCAAACCCATGAGTTTTGAAGATGCATGAAGGTCATCAAGATAAATGTTTCTAAAAACTTGTCATAGAGAAGACTGTGAAACAACTACTAGGGCCACAACTGTGTGTTACAAGAGGTACCAAAATTTATATCACATAGGTAGTTGTAGATGCATGTTCAGTCCTTAACCATGGTATTCCAAAATCCTTCACTACCCAAGTATGGCATGCAACAGTTTGGAAAGTAAAaatgaagaattgacaagaacaGATGAACAGAAGCAGacaatgaaaattaatattttattcgaCATTGATAACATATCTCACAATAACttatagagaaaaaatatattaatgggGAATTCTACTTCTGGTATGACAGTGTGACAAACGTTTGTGGACATGCTCCCCAGGGAAACTGGTGAAAGCTATTTTTAAACAACCAGTCAAACTCTCTGGAAATGGCCTGAAGGGCAtacaacaaatgaagaaacatttcttcaagaaaatctactaagaTTCAGTCTGAAGAACAAGAGTCTGATATCTGAACAGGTCGGatgcctccctccccctcctcacctCATGGAGAAGGAAACTCCACTGCAGACACATGCAGACAAGTCCACAGGGTTCCCCTCCCCCTAACTCCCCAACAGAGGGCCGTCTCCCAGGAGGGGCAGGACACAGCATTTCTCATCCAGCCTGAAAGACCTCAGCATTTCTTCATCTGCCCCAGAGCTAACTGCTACTGAGACTAAGTTCTGGGTGAATGAGGCAGGAAGTGGGGGATCCCATCTTCTGCTCAGCCCCCACTTATGGGACAGAGACTCTTCTTTGGGTACAGCAGTGCTGAAATATGGGGGCCTTGTTCCCCTCTAATGTGGTGGTTCCAAACCACAAGAGACAAGTCAAGAAGACCTGAGGCTTCTACCCCCCATCTACTACATACTGAGGCCCATTCCTAAAATGGAGATTTCAGGGAGAGTTATGCCATTGTTCTCACATCTAGTCACAAAATCATGACTCAGAGATTTTGCCTGGAGGTAAAATCAGGACAGCCATCAAATAGCTATTGATCTCTCCTAAAGAAGCTGACTCCACTTGCAAGAGTGTGGAGAAATTCAAGCCTACGAGTGCTCTCGAAACAATGGAGTTTGTGTGGAAAGGAGGTGGGAAGAGATGGTTACATCCATTGGAGATACAAGCTAATCTATTGACTGGCTAGTTTTCAGGAGAGAACTGGAGAAAGAAATAGCTGAGAAGGGCCCTCCAGGGGTCAGAAGGAAGCTCCAACACTGACCTCTGATGGATCCCTTCAAGAGAGTCCTAATTTGGTTGGATTTTTGTCTGGAGTAATTTATACTCTAGAGCATTGCCGAGAACAAGAGACTAATCAGCCCACAATAGTGGGGTTTAACAGCTGAGTGCGGTCAGAGAAATAGACAGGCAAAGTGAGACTTGTCACAACCACTCTAATCCCACGGTGACTGTAGGCATA includes the following:
- the LOC106841902 gene encoding olfactory receptor 2A14-like translates to MAGNQTWITEVTLLGFQVDPALELVLFGLFSLFYTLTLLGNGVILGLICLDPRLHTPMYFFLSHLAIIDMSYASNNVPKMLANLVSRKRAIFFVPCIMQTFLYLAFAHTECLMLVVMSYDRFTAICHPLRYTVIMSWKVCLVLVIASWAFSFILALVHLVLILRLPFCALHEINHFFCEILSVLKLACADTRLNQVVIFASCVFILVGPLCLVVVSYTRILFAVLKIQSGEGRRKAFSTCSSHLCVVGLFFGSAIVMYMAPKSHHPEEQQKILSLFYSLFNPMLNPLIYSLRNTEVKGALRRALCKERPV